In Desulfofustis limnaeus, the genomic stretch AGCGGGTCTATGACAAGGTTGCCTTCCGGATCATCGTCGAGACGGTCAAGGAATGCTACGAGGCGCTCGGCATCATCCATGCCAGTTGGGCGCCGGTGCCGGGTCGGATCAAGGACTTCATCTCCGTTCCCAAGGCCAACAACTACCAGTCGATGCACACCACCGTGGTCGGGCCTCGTGAGCATTTCATCGAAATCCAGATTCGTACCGAAGAGATGGACCGGGTGGCTCAGGAAGGCGTTGCCGCCCACTGGGCCTACAAGGAAGGACAAAAAGTCGACGATCGGGACGCCAAGCTGTTTCGGGAGCTGAAGAAGCTCGTCACCTCCCTGCAGGATGTGGAAGATTCACGGGAATTTCTTGAGAGTCTGCGCGGCGAGTTGCACGATCCCGAGGTCTTTGCCTTGACTCCCAACGGTGAGGTCAAGGAGCTGCCGGCGCGGAGCTGCCCCATTGATTTTGCCTACGCCGTCCACACCGAGGTCGGCAATCATTGTGCCGGAGCCAAGGTGAACGGCCGGCTGGTCCCGCTCAAATACGAGCTGCAGAACGGCGACATTGTCGAAATCATCACCAGCCCGAATCAGCGGCCGCGTCGTGGCTGGCTGGATATGGTCAAGACCAGCCGGGCCCGGGCCCGGATCAGGTCCTGGTTGCGCCGTGAAGAAAACGAGAAGGCGCTGGCGCTTGGCCGTGAGCTATGTGAGCGCGAGCTGAAAAAGCATGACATGACCTTGAAGCGGATGGTCAAGAGCGGCCACATCAAACTGCTGCTCAAAACCTTGCGTTGCAACAGCCTGGACGACATGCTGATCAAGGTCGGTAGCGGGGCGATCACTATCCAGTCCTTGATAAAGGCGCTCAATCCGCCGGAAATGCGCCAGGAAGCGGAAGCCGCCGTCGAGCAGATGACTCCGGAAGAGCTGGCCGCTTCCATGGTGACGCAGCAACGGGGCATCGTCAAGGGTGGGTCTGCCATCTGCATCGACGGTATCGACGATCTGCTGGCCAAAGTCAGCCAGTGCTGTAACCCGGTACCGGGTGATCCGATTGTCGGGTTTATCACCACCGGCCGGGGGGTTTCGGTACATAAATCCGATTGCCCGAACTTGCTTAGTTCCGATCCCAAACGGTGGATCCAGGTTTATTGGAACAATCCGGAGAGCCAGCATTTCCGTGCTGAGATCCAGGTGATTACCGAGAACACCAAGGGCATCTTTGTCGATATCAGTTCGGCGGTTGGCTCGGATCAGGCCACCATCGTCGAGATAGCGGCACACAAGACCCCGGCCGATACCGTTGAATTTTCCATCGCCTTGGAAATCAGGGATCTGGAGCACCTGCAGCTGCTGCTGAAACATCTGCGGCAGATGGATACGGTAATCTCGGCACGGCGAGTCTAGTCCGGCGATACCGGCCTGCGGATGAGGTCGAAACCATGGTGGAGTGTGCGGTCTGTGGTAACGAGAGTGACGGGGATACGGTGGCCTGTCCGTTCTGCGGCGCAGATCTGCAGTCGATTGGCGCCGAGAAACGAACGCCGCAGGTGGTGCAACGGACCGTCAACCTGAAGCAGGGTCGGCCGTTGGTCGATACGGCGGTCAAGCGGATGACCAATGAGCTGGCCCAGGCAACGGCACAAAACGTCAAGGTGCTCATCCTGATCCACGGCTACGGTTCCTCCGGAAAGGGCGGCAAAATCCGTGAAGAGTGCCGCAAGATCCTGGAAGATTGGCTCCGGCAGCGGCGGCTGCGTCAGGTTATCCCCGGAGAGCAGTTCCAGCGTCGTCATGGTCCCGGCAAGGCGTTGCTACGCCGGTTTCCGCACGTGGAGACGGAGTGCCCTACTGTGTTCAATAACCCGGGGGTAACCGTTGCCGTTCTCTAAATGGAGTGGAGTGTTTTTGTCCCGGTTGCTTTCTCGATCAACGCCTGCAACCGTGATTCTCTTGGCCCCCGAACCCTCATCGAGGGCTGCAACCCGCGCAGGCATGACCTGCATCTTTCAGGAGTCGTTATGAAAAAACTTATCACAAGTCTGGCCTGTGGCCTGCTTCTGGTGCCGATTGCCTTTACCGGTAGTGTGGTCGCAGCCGACGATCAGCCGCTGCAGACCCAGAAAGACAAGATCAGCTACAGCATGGGTCTCGATCTGGGCAACTACCTTAACGGGCTCGGCGACAAGATTGATCTCCAAGTGCTGCAACAGGGCCTGGAAGACGGTTATCACCAAGCCGAGCCGAAGATGAGCCAAGAGGAGATCGCCGCTGCTCAGCAGGAGTTCGCTACCATCATGAAGGCGGAACAGGAGGCGAATCTGGCGCAGATTAAAGAGAAGAACGCCGCCGCCGGTCAGGCCTTTCTCGATGAGAATAAAAAGAACAACGAGGTCACGGTTACCGAGAGCGGTCTTCAGTACCAGGTAATCAAAGCCGGTGAAGGCGATAAACCGCAGGCGACCGATAAAGTGAAGGTCGATTATGTCGGCACGCTCATCGACGGCACCGAGTTTGACAGTTCGGTCAAGCGGGGCGAACCGGCGGTCTTCACGGTCAATCAGGTGATCCCGGGCTGGAGCGAAATCCTGCAATTGATGACTGTTGGTTCCAAATACCGGGTAGTCATCCCCGCCGATCTGGCCTACGGTGAACGGGGAGCAGCCCCGGTCATCGAGCCCAATTCGGTGCTCATCTTCGATATCGAGTTACTCGGCATCGAACAGCCGTAACCCCGTCCCGTAGGCACTGCCCGGCTTCTCAGGGGCTGGCGGTGATGTTTGCTGCTCGGATATCCAGGTGTTCGGCCTCGCCGAGCACCTGGTGGGCCATGGCGATATGGCCGATGTCCCGCCAGTCGCGGTGCAGGAGAGCTGTTCCGAAACTATCGAGGGCCACCGGGTCGTAACCTGCGGCCAGTTTGCTCACCGGCGGTTGACAGGTTGGTCCCCAGAGATGGGCTCGGGCCATGCCGACCGAGGCATCGAGGATGGAAAAATCGGGCGTGCGATATCGGTTTAGGTCGAATACTGCCTGCTGAATCCGCCGATGAAAAGCCGATTTTCCCCAGCCACCCTCCTGGTAGCGGCTCGGCGGCGCGCAGCCCATCATGTTCTTCATGGTCAGGGTGACGCCCGACAGGGAATGGGCTTTCAGGACCGGGACCGAGATCAGAAATGTTTCGAGCACCATCCGGGGCAGGTACATGTCCGGCCAGCGGCTGCATTCCGGGTTACTCATCCGGATGCACGGTTCCCGGTTCAGGTCCACGAGCCGGACGCCCGGCAGTCCTCCCAGCGGCATATAGCCGAGCCGGTCGAAGCAATGGAAGGTGTCGTAATCCAACGCGCCGGTTCCCTCCCCGATAATGATCTCCAAGTCTTCACGCCAGTCCCTCAGATAGCGCACCAGCGCCGTGATCAGGTCGGCGGGAGTGGTGATCGGCGGCTGTAGCGCCTCCACCATGTTTGGTTTGATCAACACCCGGCTCCGGCCGGCCAGGGCCTCGACCAGGCCGGCGGCGTCAAGCAACGGCGGTAGCACCTCCGACCAGGGGCCTGATGGCCCGCACCAGACCACCCCTTTAGGCTTGTTCATGGCCGATCTGCTCCAGGGGTGGATTCTCCAGGGATTGCAGCAGTCCGGTAAGCAACACCCAGCGGCCGAGTGACTCCAGGTGGCAGGGGAAGCTGGCGGTGAATAGCGGGTTGGCGCAAAGCCCGCCGGAGAGGTAGAGGCGTTTCGGCCGGCCGGCGAACTGGTAGGCGTTGAGGGCGATGCCTTTGACGAACCGGGCGACTGCCTCGGCCTCGTTGAGGCCGTTGATCACCGCGTCGAAAATATGGCTCATTCCGAGCACCCCACAGGTCACGGAGAAGGAAGAGGCGGGAACTTGCAGTAAAGAAAAATCGAGATCGTAGTAGCGCTCCAGCAGTTCAATGGTGAAGCCCATCGAGGCGCCGCACTCGGCATTCCAGCCCATGTCCTTAACGGCGCCGTTTTCGTAGCGAACGAACTTGATGTCTCGGCTGCCGCAGTCGAGCAAGGTGAATGAGTCCTCCGCGATCAGCCGCCTGCCGCCGCGGGCCAAGGCGGTCAACTCGTTGACCGAGATGGCGGCAAAACGCTTGGCGTTATGGCCGGTGGCCAGATCGACCCGCAGGGTGCGGTCGATATCCTTGGTTCGAATGACACGAGGGGTCCCGATGTCGGTGTCGAGCAGCTTGCAATAGGACGTGCCGAAATCAGCGAGCAGCATCGAAAACTCCCGATAATTCAAGAAAGGCCTGGATCTTCGCCTTAACGCTGCTGCTGACGGTGACGTCACAGTCGACATAAAGCGCCTGCGGATGGCGTTGAGCCAGGTGCCGGGCCAGGGCGGTCTTGGCGCAAAATGACTGGGCGAAGAAGACGGTGGGAACACGGTGATTACAGTGCTCTTCCAAGGCTAGATTATCCGGTGTCTTGTTTTCCATGCAGCGGCTCCAGCCGTACACGTGGGTGGTGTCCGGGAACAGCGACAGCAGCGAAAAATCGCGCGGCGGCACACCCCAGAAGCCGGCGGTAGGCGGACACGGCGGATACGGCTCATGGGGGTTCGGATCGGTGACTGAAGCGGTTATCGCCGCCAACTTATCCACAAGCCCCATGCGAGTGCGGCTGACCGGGGTGCCGAAATCGACCCGGTCCTGGTTTCTGGTCCTGATAACGGCCGTGGCCGGCAGGGAGTCCTCAAGGATGGTGGCGGTATGGAGGGCGCAATCACATTTACCCGGACCCACGTCGATATAGATGGCGTCCAGATCGAGCGATACGGCGTTGATCACCACCGTGCGCAAAATGGCGCAGTAGACCGCCGGCAAAAAGGGAGAGGCCGCCTCGATACTGGTCTGCACGATCGGCTCGTCCAAATCGAAGATGAGCGCCTTCTCCCGTCGCAGTCTGTCGATGACCTCCAGCGGCGGGACCCCGACAATACCGACTCTCTGCCGGTTGCTTTCCATCTGTTTCCTGCTAACTATCTAGCTTCCTCAGAAGATATACGCCAATGGCGGAAAAGACGAGATGAACGGCAACCGCAGCCGACAACGGTGGCAGATAGCCGGCCTTGGCGAACGTCTGCAGCGCCCCCCAGATGCCCCAGGCGGCGAATGCCATGAAACAGCTGATGGGAATGGCGATGGAGAGGTCTTTTCCCCACTTCTGATAAGAAAACATAAGGATCGGTAGGCCCAGGAGCAAGAGGGGCAGGCCGAGCAGCAGATAGGAGAGGCGGCTGTATGCTTCGACCCGGGCCTCGAGCCGTTCCGATACGGTCTCCTTTCTGCCGATGTCGAAAAACAAGTCGGTCAGCGACTGTTCCGCCGACTCGTATTCCGGAATGAGAAAATCTTCAGGGTCTTCGGGGAACTCGTAGTCGATCAAGCGGTACGAGCGGACGTGAAATGCCCCGTCTTCCTTGGTGGTGATCTGGCCCTCTTTCAGTATCCATCGGGGCGGTACCCAGTCGGCGAAGGAGGCCACCACCATCGATTTGACGTTGTAGTTCTCGTCCCAGGTCGAGTAGGAAAAATCCTTGAAGATCATCTTCTCCTTGACCGGCCATTGAAAGGAGTAGAAACCCTCCTTGCCTTTGTAGTAGTAGCGGCCGTTGCGGAAGATGCCAAGGGGGACTTTGCCGCGCACCTGCTCGTGCCAGATGTCGTTGGTGGTGGCGATGGTCTTGGGCAGTATGGTCTGGGCCGCGGTGAGAAAGAGACCGGCGGCGATCAGGGAGCCGATCAGGATCGGTCGGATGATCCGGCGCAGCGGGATGCCGGTGGCCTTCAGGGCGAGCAGTTCGTTGTTGTGGTTGAGCAATCCGAGTGTTACCACTCCGGAGAGCAGGATGAGGATGGGACTGAGTTGGTCGATGATAAACGGGATATTGAGCAGGAAAAATTGGACGACCAGCGATGCCGGCTTTCCTGCATCGATAAAATGATCGTATTTCTCAAAAAAGTCGATCAGCAGGTAAAGTGCCGCGAAACCGACGGTCAGCGTTAGGAAGTGTCTGGTGTACTGGGCCAGAAGATAGCGGGTAAGCAGGTGCATGCGGCTGAGTGATCAATAGGGGCGGAGAATCTGGCTGGCGACCAGAAATCCAGCAGCGGTGAGGGCGATCCCGAATCCGTTGCTCAGTAAGATATACCACACGGCCACCATTGTCTCGCCGGATTTGAACAGTTGCACGCTTTCCCGGGAAAAAGTCGAAAAGGTGGTGAAGCCACCGAGTATTCCGGTGAAAATGAAAAGCCGAAACTCGTTGCTCAGCGGGATTCTCTCGAAATACCCCCAGAGCAGACCGATGATCAGGCAGCCCAGCAGGTTGGCGACCAGCGTCTCAAAGGGGAAGTTCGAACGGGAATAGCGTTCCACCAGGAGCGCGGTCAGGTATCGCCCCATTGAACCGAGCGCGCCGCCGAGGGCTACCGCAAAAAGTTTGGTCATGACAAAAACAGTGCCGACTTCTCTGCTTCGGACCGGCAGAAAAGAGTATCGTGGATGATTGAAACCCCTTGCATTTTCTGCACCTCTACCTACCATTTCGTCAGGTAGTCCGTCAAGGCAAAGCGGCTCCCGAGGTTGGCCGTCACGGCGATCAGGCCGAAGAGCAGCGTTTGGAAGCGAGCCCCTACGCTGGATCTTTTAGCCGTGACGCTAAAAAAGTACGCTCAACCCGGATGAACCGGATTATTTTCTGCCGGATCCGGTAGAAGAGGCTATAAGTCTAAATATAACAAGAAGATATTTGGTTTGCCCTTGATTCCGGCGACCATTTGCACTAAGATTGATGTCGATTTGCAGTAGCTGTCCGACGTGTGTGTCTGCAGGTAGAGCTGCAGGTAGGGTGTTGGGCAGCTTTTCTGTCTCGTATCGGCGAACAACTGGCGAGGCTTTCATAAGCAGGAGGTGGCTGACGGGTACCTTCAAACAGCCCTCTGTTTGATTGATAGAGCAGAGGGATCAGATCAGGCGCGACATCGCCACCGATGTTGAGCCTGCCGGTCCGGTGGGATGAGTGTGGTCCCGACGGTAAACGGACCGGTGGTCCGGTCATCAATTTCCCACTATGCCAAAAAAACGCAAAACGAACGGCCTGCAAGTCTGCGAGCAGTCCTATAAAAAAACGGCCAAGAACCGACTTCAAGAATTTTGGGCTGTTTTTGCCAAAGACGATACCGTTCTCGTCGTGATCAACGCCGACCCGGATGCCCTGGCCTGCGCTATGGCCATCAAACGGTTGCTGCGCTATCGGATCAAGAGCCTCACGGTTGCCCATCCCAACGAGATCAGCCGTCTCAACAACGTGGAGATGGTGGAGCGGCTCCGTATCCCGCTGGAACGGTTGGGCAACGTCAAGGTTTCTGAATTCTCCAAAAAAGTCCTGGTGGATTCACAACCCAACCATCTGCCGGTCTTTGAGAAGATCAAGTTTGATGTGATCATCGATCATCATCCGGTCACTCAGCAATGGGATGCGGCTTACGTGGACATTCGCCCCGATTACGGAGCCGCCTCGTCGATGCTGGTGGAGTATCTGCGGGCCGCCAACATGAAGCCGTCCACGGCCTTGGCCACGGCGCTGTTCTACGGCATCAAGGTGGACACCCAGGACTTCGAGAAGGAGGCTCGACTGGCGGACGGTATCTCCTTTCGCTACCTCTTCGACCTGGCCAATCGCAACCTGGTGCGTAAGTTCGAGCTCACCGACCTGCGCCGCAGCGAACTGAAGTATTTCAGCACCGCCCTCAACGAACTGCAGTATTCCAAGGGCAAGCTCTATGCCCATATCGGCAAGGTCCGCAGCCCCGACATCCTGGTGATCATTGCCGATTTCCTCAACCACGTATCGGATATCGATTGGGTTTTGGTATCCGGCATCCACAACGACAAGTTGGTGGTGATCTTCCGCTGCGACGGCTACCGCAAAAGTGCCGGCAAATTGGCGGCCCAGGTGTTCGGCCAGATCGGATCGGCCGGCGGCCACAAAGGGGCGGCACGGGCGGAAATTCCATTGAAAGCGCTGGCGATGACCGAGTATGATATCAATACCCAGACGCTGAAGCGCTTGACCATGCGCCACTTGAAATAGCGGCATTCCGGCAGCGAGATCCTTCCGGAGAACAGGCTCGAGCGTGGCGAAACGGCCGGTTCTCCGGCTTGAACCAGAGTTGAGCGGGGTGTCGTGATGCTGAGACCCACAACCTTGGCGATGATCCTGGCCGGGGGCCGGGCCGACGAGTTGAACGTCCTCACCTATTATCGGCCGAAGTCGGCGGTCCCGTTCGGTGGATTTGTGCGGGTGATCGACTTTGCTCTCTCCAACCTGATGAATTCGGGGATTGAGAACATCGCGATCCTCAGTCAGTACCGTAGTTATTCCCTGATCAACCATATCGGCACCGGCGCCGCCTGGGATATGATCGGTCGGTATCGCGGCATCTCCATCCTGCCGCCGTTTATCGATTCCCAGCAGAATGACTGGTATCGCGGCTCTGCCGATGCCGTCTTCAAAAACCTCGATTTTATCCGTTATCATGCCCCGGAAGAGATCCTGATCCTCTCCGGTGACCATATCTACCAGATGGATTATCAGGATGTGATTGATTACCATCACAAAAAGCAGGCCGATCTAACCGTTGTGTGCAAGAAAGTGGCCCGGCAGCGAGCTTCCCGGTTCGGCATGGCCGCTATCGATGATGAGGACGGACAGCGCGGTGGCCGGGTAATCAACTATCAGGAGAAGACCGAGCGGCCGGAAGGAGAATGGTCGTCGCTGACGGTGCTCTGCTTCCGGCCCGAGACCCTCTATCAGGCTCTTGCGGAAAACCAGGCGGACACCTCCTTCGAGTTCGGCCGGGATATCATCCCCCGCCTGATGAGCCAGGGCAAGCGCATCTATGGTTATAAGTTTCACGGCTATTGGGGGTACACCCGGACCATCACCGAGTACTGGCAAGCCAACATGGACCTGCTCGGCGACGATCCGCAGATCGACCTGGAGCAGTGGGGCGTACGCACCAATCTTGATCACCGCAACCTGCGCGGTCATCAGCCGGCCCTCTTCGGCGCCCAGGCGAAGATCAGCAACAGCTTGGTTTACAACGGCTGCTTGATCGACGGGACGGTACGCAATTCCATCGTCTTCCCCGGGGTTTCCATCGGTCCCGGTGCCGTGGTTGAAGATTCCGTGATTTTTTTCAACAACAGCATCGGCCGGGAGTGTAGGATCCGCAAGACTATTTCCGACGTCAATACCTCCTTCGATGCCGGTGTTCGGATCGGCCAGGAGCCGGAAGGGTCGGGCGAGCAGATCAGCGTCGTCGGCTGGAACAATCAGGTTCCTCCGGGGACGTCCATCGGTCCGGGCGCGACAATCTCGCCCAGTCTGGACGCCACCAAGTGGCCCGCACATGTCGAGGCAGGGAGGGTGCTCTCATGAGAAGAAAAGCCAGTGAAGCCCTCGTCCTGCTGCTTGCCGGCGGCGTCGGTAGCCGGCTCAACCTGCTGGTGGAGACCCGGGCCAAGCCGGCGGTCACTTTCGGCGGGCTCTACCGAATCATCGACTTCAGTCTGAGCAACGTCATGAATTCCGGTCTCAACCGGGTCGGCGTACTCACCCAATACAAACCGCTGTCGCTGATGGGCCATATCGGCACCGGCGACGCTTGGGACTTCACCGGTCGCAGCCGTTTCGTCAAGATCCTGCCGCCACGTACCGGCATGAAAGACTCCGACTGGTATCAAGGTACCGCCGACGCCATCCGGCGCAATATCGATTTCATCGAATCAAATCCTACCGATGAGGTGCTTATCCTCTCCGGCGACCATATCTATCATATGGATTTTGCAGCGATGATCGAATATCACCGGTCCAAAAAGGCCGATGTCACGGTTGGCATGATGGTGGTGCCGAAGAGCCAAATCCATCAGTTCGGTGCCGGTATCACCAACCAGGACAACCGTATCGTCGATTGGGAGGAGAAACCGGCGGTGCCGCGCACCAACCTCGCCTCCATGGGCATCTATGTGTTCGATCAGAAATATCTGCTCAAAACCCTGGCCAGAGACAAAAACGAAATTGATTTCGGCATGCACATCCTGCCCTGGGCCATCGACAACGATAGCGTTTTTGCCTATCCGTTCTACGGTTACTGGCGCGACGTGGGAACCATCCAGGCTTACTGGGAAGCGAATATGGATCTGCTCAAGCCGGAGAGTGGCATCTCCCCCGAGGCGTGGCAGATCTGCACCAACGTCGAAGCGGAAGGGCGCGGTGCCGACCGTCCGGCCACACGTTATCTGGACGGAGCCGATGTCCGTAACTCGCTTGTTTCGGCCGGCTGTGTCATCAATGGCCAGGTGATCAATTCAGTGCTGTCGCCGGGAGTGGTGGTGGAAAGAGGGGCCGTGGTGAAGGATTCGATCATCTTTCGTGATTGCCGGATAGAAGAAAACGCCACGCTCGATCTGATCATTTCCGACAAGCTGACCTGTTTCGGAGCCGGCTGTAAGGTCGGCATCGGCACTCATCACGACATTGCCAACCGCCTCTACCCGAAACACCTCTACACCGGTATAAGTCTTGTTGGAGAGTTTGCCCGAATTCCAGAACGCATGAGAATCGGTCGCAACTGCATTGTCCGCTGCAACGCCACACCGGATCTTTTTACCGCGCCGGTCCTGCAGGATGGGGAGTCGATTTGAGGCGGTTCGGTTCGGTCGGTGGCGGCTGCGGCGAAGGTTTCAGGACCGGAAGCAGGACAGTTGAGAGCATTGCGGCAGACGAACTGCCGAAGAACACGGTTCAGCCTCAGTAATTCTCGCCTGGATGTGGCATACGTCTGAACATATCACATGTCAAGAGCGATTGCCCTGGTGTTGGCGATGTGGGTTTTCAAGGCGTGTACCGCCCCATTAAGGTCCTTTTTCCTGATGTTGTCCAAAATCTGTTCATGTTCCGCACAGGCCTTTTCCAGACGTCCGGCCTGTTGTGCCGACGGGATATACAGCAACCTGACAAAATTATAGATGCTGTCAAACGTTCGGGAGACCATCTTTCGTTCGCAGAGTTCAACGATATGCTTGTGAAAGAGGATGTCGCTCTCGATAAATTGCCTGTAATTATCGCTCGCTAAGACTTTTTCATTGAGTTTTTGGAACTTGTCGACCGGGAATAGAGCAAAATTTTCTCCCGAATTTTCCAAGGCATAGGTTTCGATGAGGAGCCGCAGGTCGTAAACTGCTTCAATGTCGGAACGCTCCAGGGTAACGACCCGATAACTGCTTCTGGGGCTTGACTGTATAAGGCCTTCCTGCTCCAGCTTATTGAGAGCCTCTCTGATTGGGGTAATACTCAACTCGATGGTTCTGGCCATCTCGTCGATGATGATTCTGTCACCTTGAAGGAGTCTGCCTGAGAATATCATACCCTTGATTTCTTCGTAGGCAATGTCTCTCAGGCTCTGATGTTTTCTTCTCGCTGTCATAACCGAAATGGGATTTGTTAAGGTTGGTGGATATCGGGGCGGTTATCACGGTCGTTTACAAGCTATTAGTTCGTTCGCAAAATAACGTTACGCTTAAGCGGTGGCAATTTCTTCCATTTTATACCGCCACCGGAAGACCACGGGGTCCTTGTTGATTTCCTCGATCCCCTGGTAAATACGCCCCACGAGTTCTTGCTTTGAATCAACGCGGATATGGCGGAGAAAGGATCGGGCAATCTTGCTGAAAAACGATTCGATCAGGTTGAGCCAGGAGCCATGTTTCGGTGTGAAAACAAAATGAAACCGGTTCGGTCGTGACTGAAGATATCGTTGCGTTTCTTTTGACACATGAGCAGAATGGTTATCCAAAACAATCCTGATTACCCAGTCTTCCGGGTACCTGCCATCAATCAGATCAAGAAACTCAACAAACTCGCGACTCCGATGGCGGTCTTTGACCAGTGCATGAACCCTGCCGGTATGGAGATCAATACCGCCGAGCAAGGAGACGGTGCCCAAGCGTTTGTATTCATAATCACGGCCGATGGTCGAGTGCTTTCCCGGCACCGGTCGGAGTTGGGCAGCAATATTTTTGATGGCTTGAATGCCCGGTTTCTCGTCGTATGACACGGTGGTTGATTCCCGATTCTGGGTACTGTCAGGAGACTGATTGATCATTTCCACGTCCTTGTAGACACAGAGGACGTCGATCATTTTCTCCTCAAACTGAGGGTCCCG encodes the following:
- a CDS encoding GntR family transcriptional regulator produces the protein MTARRKHQSLRDIAYEEIKGMIFSGRLLQGDRIIIDEMARTIELSITPIREALNKLEQEGLIQSSPRSSYRVVTLERSDIEAVYDLRLLIETYALENSGENFALFPVDKFQKLNEKVLASDNYRQFIESDILFHKHIVELCERKMVSRTFDSIYNFVRLLYIPSAQQAGRLEKACAEHEQILDNIRKKDLNGAVHALKTHIANTRAIALDM
- a CDS encoding IS630 family transposase produces the protein MRNQKPDLVLADSDRQELDKISRSRTEPASRVQRATILLMYASGTTITAITKTLGTTRPLVYRTIDKALAFGPMASLDDMKRSGRSRVIDDAAKSWVISLACQRPTECGYAAETWTYSSLVTHIRTHADRSGHHCLKKVSRSKVHDILTEGDIRPHKISYYLEQRDPQFEEKMIDVLCVYKDVEMINQSPDSTQNRESTTVSYDEKPGIQAIKNIAAQLRPVPGKHSTIGRDYEYKRLGTVSLLGGIDLHTGRVHALVKDRHRSREFVEFLDLIDGRYPEDWVIRIVLDNHSAHVSKETQRYLQSRPNRFHFVFTPKHGSWLNLIESFFSKIARSFLRHIRVDSKQELVGRIYQGIEEINKDPVVFRWRYKMEEIATA